The genomic interval TGCGATTTTACTTTCTGCCGACCAGAAAAATAGTTTCGGACTGTCGTGCACTTCCAGAAGCGTTGCCAAGCGGGAGCTTGGCAACGAGGAACGAGGAAACCCGTCGAGGAAACCCGTTATTGGCAATGCCGACATCGGCCGACGCTCGTCCGTCGCGGATCACTCATTCACTCGGGCAAGGACAGCTTTTCGGATCGCAGTTCATTCAAGAACGCTTTTTCCGTCAAATCGAAATGCAGCGGGGTGACAGTAATCTTGCCCTCTTGCAGTTCCTTGATGTCCGTTCCCTCGTCGAGCAGATGGCTGCGAATGGGATTTAGACCACTCCAGTAGTAAGCTCGCCCACGCGGATCAATCCGTTTTTCGACCTCTTCCGCAACCCGACGAACCCCCATCGTGACGTACTCGACGCCGGTCGGCCAACCGGGGCGCGGTGGCGGGAAGTTGATATTCCACAGTTGTCCAGGGCGCGTTTTGGGCAGCAATTGCTGACACAACGGAATGGCTCGGCGAGCGGACGCGGCAAAATCGGGTGGTCCGTCCATCCACTGTGACAACGCAAACGATGGGATCCCGAAGAAGGCCCCCTCAATTGCCGCGGCGACAGTCCCCGAGTACAGCACGTTGATCCCGATATTCGCTCCCGTGTTCAGGCCGCTGACAATCACATCGGGCTTCGAAGGGCAGAATTCGAGCACGCCTAACTTCACACAATCGGCCGGGCTACCTTCCACCTTCCAGCCAAAAAATTCGCCGTTCTTGAATTCTTTGTGCGCGACAAGCGGATGCAGATAGGTAATCGAGTGCCCCACGCCGCTCTGCTCAATCGCAGGAGCCACCACTGTGACATCACCCCATTCCTGCAGGGCGGCATGCATCGCATGCAAACTGGGAGCATGGATTCCATCATCATTCGCCAGCAGAATCTGCATTAATGATCATCTCGGAGAAAGGTCACGGGCCAGCATGCGACCACGCCGTAAGAAACAAGCGCGTCTCGACAACCGAATGCTCATTGCGATCACAGTGACTGTCAAGGGATTGGATCACCAGGGAATTGTTTGACTTCGCGTTTAGCCGATCTGATTCGATAAAGGCTCTGGTGGCTGCTGAGAACGCACAACGGGAATTCGCGGATTCCAGACGATCAGAATCAGGGACACCAGCGTCAGGGGAATCACAACCATCATGTAGGGCACAACCCATATGGACTCTTGTCCCGTAAAAGCTTCAGCCGTGCCCATCCCATAAAAATGCCATGTCCATCTGTATTCCTTCAAGATCTCATTCAACGGCATGACAGCATCAGAGTCCCACAGATTGAAACTGAACGCATCTCCGGGAGCCAAACTCGAATCGATCACCCAAAGCAATTGACGGTCTGTCGACGCCCACTGAACCACGGTCGTCGCGCCCAACGGAACGGTCACGACATCCAACGTGCTGATGCTTCTGCTCCAACCCGCCATCAATGCGCACGCCAGAACGAGCGTCACAACGCCAAGCTTTCGGCTCGTTCCATGGAAGTATTCGCCAATCATTGAGCCCAGTTCAACAAAAGCCTCGTTACGTCCAGACGATGCTCAACTCAAACGATCACGATCTCATCGGATATCCCATGCGCGCCACCAGCACTGCGTGGCACATCATAGACTTGAAGCATGCATCTCTCGATGCAAACAAGAAAAAGTTCTCGTGAGATCTTGATGAGCAAATTCATGCTCCCTGAACTACAATGCGGCCTGGGTTCACCGTCATCAACTTTTCTTGCGCTGAATTCGAAACGAGCATGGTGTTCTGGACACGAGCAAATAACGACACACTCTCTTGCCGTGTGACGTCAGAAGAAGAAACCCACACGATTGCATCGCAAGTGGCTGCACCGCTTCGTGCCGGTGATGTCATCGCACTCGTCGGGGATTTAGGTGCCGGCAAAACGCGTTTTGTCAAAGCGATTGCGGAAGCGTGGGGTATTCCCGGCGATGACGTCAATAGCCCCACCTTCACCTTGATCCACGAATATCAGGGGCGGTTGCCGATTCGGCATTGTGACACCTATCGTTTGCGCGACGCCGAAGAGTTCGCCGATCTGGGGCTGGATGAGTTGTTCGCATCAGATGGAATTGCGCTGATCGAATGGGCTGATCGTGTGACGGAATATCTTCCACGGAACCGATTGCGTATCGAAATCGTCATCGAAAGCCCCTCCATCCGTTTGATCACGATGACGGCGATCGGCGGGCGTGCTCACGAATTGTTGTCGAGAATCGAAGCCAACAGTGCAGGCTCGAATTGAATCAACAAGTGAGAGCGTCAAGCGCCCGGTCTTCAGGCCCAACGTGGCCAGAGGAAAACGCCATCACACGACAATGACGAAATTGTGACCCAGGTTGATTCGTACTCGAAACTCGCAATTTCTCCGCGATCGCATCGAGAGAATATTCTAACGATCGCAACGTCATCACTTATTCGCGTGGGGCGGGAAGCTGT from Schlesneria paludicola DSM 18645 carries:
- the surE gene encoding 5'/3'-nucleotidase SurE, with the translated sequence MQILLANDDGIHAPSLHAMHAALQEWGDVTVVAPAIEQSGVGHSITYLHPLVAHKEFKNGEFFGWKVEGSPADCVKLGVLEFCPSKPDVIVSGLNTGANIGINVLYSGTVAAAIEGAFFGIPSFALSQWMDGPPDFAASARRAIPLCQQLLPKTRPGQLWNINFPPPRPGWPTGVEYVTMGVRRVAEEVEKRIDPRGRAYYWSGLNPIRSHLLDEGTDIKELQEGKITVTPLHFDLTEKAFLNELRSEKLSLPE
- the tsaE gene encoding tRNA (adenosine(37)-N6)-threonylcarbamoyltransferase complex ATPase subunit type 1 TsaE, with amino-acid sequence MVFWTRANNDTLSCRVTSEEETHTIASQVAAPLRAGDVIALVGDLGAGKTRFVKAIAEAWGIPGDDVNSPTFTLIHEYQGRLPIRHCDTYRLRDAEEFADLGLDELFASDGIALIEWADRVTEYLPRNRLRIEIVIESPSIRLITMTAIGGRAHELLSRIEANSAGSN